From the Jilunia laotingensis genome, the window GTCGTTTGCCTATGTTCTTAGGATGCAGCACCCAGTCCTCTGCATGACTGGCTTGTTCCCAATTACGGAAACCGCTCAGATGATCCTTGTAAGCACGCTCCAGGTTATTGCCATCTACCTTAAAGTATAGCCCCAGCGAGCGGGCCGTTATCGGGTAGGTATCCAAATATTTTTTTTAAGACATCAGCAAACTCCTTAGAGTAGCTGGTGTTATCAGCAAGCAACGAGTACCTGTCAAGGATTATGTTTCTGCCTTCTGCCGTTAACCATCTGCGACGTCTGACATGAAGAACGACCTTGTGATCACGGATAGGAAAGTCGTTAACCTGACGGCTTTCCGTGAAACCATTGGGCTTAAGGTCGTGCCACTCTTCTTCCCGTGCATCTTTTTCGTCAAGATAGATGTGAAGAAGGACGCGCTCATTACCAGTCTCTTCAATAATGCCAGTGTGGTCTTCATTAACGGCTGTAACGTCGAAGAACTCAAGTATGCCTTTGGGAAGAAGGTAACTTGCCAGAATCTTATAGTCAAATGCTGATCGCTTACTCATGAGTGCAAAGGTAATGCTTCTTATAAACATTTAAGCATTAAACAAGAAAATATAGACCTATACTACAAAAATAAGCCACGGATATTTGCAACTGTGCCAATAAAAGCTTATCTTTGCAACGAATTTAGAATAAACAAATCATGTCAAGTATACGCTGTGCATTAGCACGTACATTTAGAATTCGCGCATAGTCTATACTGAGAACGCCTTTCTCAGTTTTCTTATAGCCTTCGAATCTTCTGAGGGCAGATTTTTTATTATCATTTATTAATCAAGATTATGGCACAGATGGCATTCTGTGTCTATATCTCATTTATAAGAAAACAAGTATGGACTTAAATAAAAAACATTTATTATATCTCATTGTATTCTTCTTGTTTCTAAGTTTAAATGCCTTTGGGCAATCAAATAATATCACAGGAAGAATACTTGACCAAAGCACAAAAGAACCTGTTGAATACGCCAATGTTACTCTGTTCAGGCAGGATTCGGTATTTATAGAAGGAACGGTGAGTGATACAATTGGAAGGTTTGGATTTACAAACCTCATTTCCGATGATTATGTGTTATTAATATCCTACATGGGCTTTGAAACTAAAAAAATCTTATTGCAAAACTTTTTAGAATCAGTTGAGATAGATGTATTCTTGAGTGAACGGATGTTATCGCTTGATGAAATTGTCATTTCAGCTTCATCTACAATCAGTAAAATAAATCAACGGATTGTTTTTCCAACAAAGCTGCAACTTGACCACTCGGCAAACGGAATGCAACTATTGAATACTATGATGCTTTCGGGACTGAACATTAATCCGATGACGAATACAATTTCATCCTCCGATGGAGGGAAAGTTGTGTTGCAAATCAATGGAGTGAATACGACATCAGAAGAGATTCTAACCTTGCAGCCACGCCAAATCAGACGGATTGAATATTCGGATTATGCAGGAATAAGATATGGAGAAGCATCTAAAATTGTTAATTATATTGTTACAAGAGATGATAAGGGTGGTATTATTGGTATGGACTTGATGAACTCCCTGAATATTCTTGCGGGTGGAGATGTATTTTTCGCTAAGTTTAATAAAGGGAAGTCGGAATATGCATTGAATTACACAACTGCTTTTCAAAAAATCAACAGCAACAACCGGACACGTACAGGAAGTTATCGGTTCAGAAATTCTATCCCATTACAGAGAGATGAAATCGGAGATGGCGGAGATTACTCATATCAGATGCACGATGTTACTTTCGGTTATAACTATCAAAAAAATGATTCGACATTCTTTAATGCCAAGTTGAAGTATGCCTTGACGGATCATCCGCATAACGATTTCAAAAGTAATCTGAAAGAAAATAGCATAGAGATAGGACAGATATTGGATGGTGTCAGTCAGAAAATAAATACTCCAACAATGGACTTATACTATGAGCATGGTTTGAAAAACCAGCAAAAAATTTACGTCAACATTGTCGGAAGTTATATCAAAGCAGAAACAGATCGCAACTATATCGAATACAATGATATTGATACTATTTTTAGAGAGCAGTTTGGTTTGACTTCCGATAAATATTCATTGATAGCAGAAGGAATTTATGAGAAGAGTTTTACTTATGGAAGTTTGAAATTTGGGGTAAAGCACGTACAATCATTTACGAAGCAGGAAATTCAGCAAAATGGAGTATTTCAGTCAGATTTGAAACAATCAGAATCTTCTATTTTCTCAGAGTGGCTCCATAGTAAAAATAATTTCAGCTATTCTTTTGGGTTGCGGATTAATCGAGTGCATTTTTCTAACACTTCGACCAATAAGAGTTATTATAACCTTTTGCCCAAAGTCATGTTGGGGTATAGGTTGAATGAAAATTCTTTTATCCGTTACGATGTGGAGATGACTCAGACCAATCCGACTTTAGCTGAATTGACCAACACGGAAATTAGGATCGACCCTTATCTTGCCGAAAAAGGCAACTTATCATTAAAGCCCTATAATAATCTGAATAACAATCTTTTTTACGAAAACAAGAAAGGATTATTTACATTCAATGCTAACCTGAGACATCATCACAAGCATAATCCCATCATGGAATCACTTAAAGAGCAAGGCGATGTATTCTTGATAATGTCTGAAAATATGAAGAGCTGGAACAAATATAATGCTGAAATGACCCTAAAGGTGGGAATGATAAAAAACATACTGCAATTTTCTTTTACAGGTGGGTACAGTCATTTCAACAGTCAAGGGAAGAATTATTCTCACACACATTCTAATTTCTATTATAGTGCGAATGTTTTGGCAATGTATAAGAAATGGATGTTTATCGGTCAGATACAACCATTTGACGAAAAGCTGTATGGTGAAACCCTTACTAAAAGCGGTAACTATCACTATTTAGCCATTCAATATAACACCGATAATTTCTCTTTTGGCATAGGAGCGTTCAATCCATTCCGGAATGTTTCACGTACTATTATAGAGAATAAAAATAATCAGTCACCTTTCAGGCGGGAAAGCTTCAGTAGTGCCTCCCAAACCATTGTTGCTACTCTTACGTGGAACTTTAGTTTTGGAAAAACTCACAATTCAAGTAGTAAGTCTATTGAAAATAAGGATACTGATTATGGTATAAAAAGCAGTTACAAATAAAGGAGTTTGTTATGAATGAAAATAGCTTGGAGTTATTCAGTCTATTATCTGACACTCCACAAGTTTCAAAAGAAGAAATGCAAAATGCCTATAAACATTTTACGGAACAGATAATAGCGATCAGTCAATCCGAACAAAGCTATCATGAAATATTTCGGAAACTGAATATTACCCGTATCGAGTTTGATTCTTTGAAATCATCATCTTTTTATGAGTTGAAAAAAAAATGAGCTCAAAAAAGTATATCAACGGAAAGTGATGATGTTGCTTGAATCTGAAATTGATTTGC encodes:
- a CDS encoding TonB-dependent receptor, whose product is MDLNKKHLLYLIVFFLFLSLNAFGQSNNITGRILDQSTKEPVEYANVTLFRQDSVFIEGTVSDTIGRFGFTNLISDDYVLLISYMGFETKKILLQNFLESVEIDVFLSERMLSLDEIVISASSTISKINQRIVFPTKLQLDHSANGMQLLNTMMLSGLNINPMTNTISSSDGGKVVLQINGVNTTSEEILTLQPRQIRRIEYSDYAGIRYGEASKIVNYIVTRDDKGGIIGMDLMNSLNILAGGDVFFAKFNKGKSEYALNYTTAFQKINSNNRTRTGSYRFRNSIPLQRDEIGDGGDYSYQMHDVTFGYNYQKNDSTFFNAKLKYALTDHPHNDFKSNLKENSIEIGQILDGVSQKINTPTMDLYYEHGLKNQQKIYVNIVGSYIKAETDRNYIEYNDIDTIFREQFGLTSDKYSLIAEGIYEKSFTYGSLKFGVKHVQSFTKQEIQQNGVFQSDLKQSESSIFSEWLHSKNNFSYSFGLRINRVHFSNTSTNKSYYNLLPKVMLGYRLNENSFIRYDVEMTQTNPTLAELTNTEIRIDPYLAEKGNLSLKPYNNLNNNLFYENKKGLFTFNANLRHHHKHNPIMESLKEQGDVFLIMSENMKSWNKYNAEMTLKVGMIKNILQFSFTGGYSHFNSQGKNYSHTHSNFYYSANVLAMYKKWMFIGQIQPFDEKLYGETLTKSGNYHYLAIQYNTDNFSFGIGAFNPFRNVSRTIIENKNNQSPFRRESFSSASQTIVATLTWNFSFGKTHNSSSKSIENKDTDYGIKSSYK
- a CDS encoding ISAon1 family transposase N-terminal region protein is translated as MSKRSAFDYKILASYLLPKGILEFFDVTAVNEDHTGIIEETGNERVLLHIYLDEKDAREEEWHDLKPNGFTESRQVNDFPIRDHKVVLHVRRRRWLTAEGRNIILDRYSLLADNTSYSKEFADVLKKIFGYLPDNGPLAGAIL